A genome region from Actinopolymorpha sp. NPDC004070 includes the following:
- a CDS encoding phosphotransferase, which produces MTAGQVAEAFDLGTPTGELVLVQHTVSRTWRMTTSAGRFLVKELWPDEDPPWADELVRTRELEERAAAAGIRTPRPVPPPTQAYGWTSRVAGRGAYRVTEWVEHRKVSAADDLTDWLGRTLAVLHSLELYAGDAGDLEPFYYVHPAGRWHEWAARARRQGRPWATTFDERLDGYLHQTERLRTTYSAIGDHVLTHRDIVPFNVLMTPTGPVLTDWDVIGPDSASLETGFAAVTFAFRDPRSVRHTLASYAAHGGTLVGALGENLFAHKLGSELGLLAVLVDTVVTGTSLTGWMTRYADADEGVVQSMEEVAAAEHRLRRLAADLGVGARLGS; this is translated from the coding sequence GTGACGGCAGGGCAGGTCGCCGAGGCGTTCGACCTGGGTACGCCGACCGGGGAGCTGGTGCTGGTCCAGCACACGGTGTCCCGGACCTGGCGGATGACCACGAGCGCCGGCCGCTTCCTGGTCAAGGAACTCTGGCCCGACGAGGATCCGCCGTGGGCCGACGAGCTTGTCCGGACGAGGGAGTTGGAGGAACGCGCCGCGGCCGCCGGCATCCGCACGCCTCGGCCGGTGCCGCCGCCGACGCAGGCGTACGGCTGGACGTCGCGGGTCGCCGGCCGCGGCGCGTACCGCGTCACCGAGTGGGTCGAGCACCGCAAGGTCAGCGCGGCCGACGACCTGACCGACTGGCTGGGACGCACGCTCGCCGTCCTGCACAGCCTCGAGCTCTACGCCGGGGACGCCGGTGACCTGGAACCCTTCTACTACGTGCATCCGGCCGGCCGATGGCACGAGTGGGCCGCGCGGGCACGGCGTCAGGGCCGCCCGTGGGCAACGACGTTCGACGAGCGGCTGGATGGTTACCTACACCAGACCGAACGCCTGCGGACGACGTACTCCGCCATCGGCGACCACGTACTCACCCACCGGGACATCGTTCCTTTCAACGTCCTGATGACACCCACCGGTCCGGTCCTCACCGACTGGGATGTGATCGGGCCGGACAGCGCGAGCCTGGAGACCGGGTTCGCCGCGGTGACGTTCGCGTTCCGGGACCCTCGCTCCGTGCGGCACACGCTCGCGTCCTACGCCGCGCACGGCGGCACGCTTGTCGGCGCACTGGGGGAGAACCTCTTCGCCCACAAGCTCGGCAGCGAGCTCGGCCTGCTCGCGGTACTGGTCGACACCGTTGTCACCGGCACTTCGCTGACCGGATGGATGACGCGGTACGCCGACGCGGACGAGGGCGTCGTGCAGTCGATGGAGGAGGTGGCGGCGGCCGAGCATCGGCTTCGCCGGCTGGCCGCGGACCTCGGCGTCGGAGCCCGTCTCGGGTCTTGA
- a CDS encoding PPOX class F420-dependent oxidoreductase, which yields MPKPPVPADVEEMLKRPNPAVMATVRPDGGPVSVATWYLWDNGRVLLNLDATRKRLEHLRADPRVSLTVLDGDSWYRHVSLQGTVTLEPDPDMAGIDRLSRHYTGNPYPNRDHPRVNAWMDVEQYHAWGF from the coding sequence GTGCCGAAACCGCCCGTCCCCGCCGACGTCGAAGAGATGCTGAAGAGGCCCAACCCCGCCGTGATGGCCACGGTGCGCCCGGACGGTGGGCCGGTGTCGGTGGCCACCTGGTACCTCTGGGACAACGGCCGGGTGCTGCTCAACCTGGACGCGACCCGCAAGCGCCTGGAGCACCTGCGTGCCGACCCGCGGGTCTCGCTGACGGTGCTGGACGGCGACTCGTGGTACCGCCACGTGAGCCTGCAGGGCACGGTGACGCTGGAACCGGACCCGGACATGGCCGGCATCGACCGGCTGTCCAGGCACTACACGGGCAACCCGTACCCCAACCGCGACCACCCTCGGGTGAACGCCTGGATGGACGTCGAGCAGTACCACGCCTGGGGCTTCTGA
- a CDS encoding glycoside hydrolase domain-containing protein yields the protein MPRSPVSTSVRTPLRRHLLAVCTVLALVCGTAAVSTAAARMPLAHAAASPLPATKPAAARTAPGQRDYVSLVDPWVEADIARYFFFQSASNPFGFVKLRPDTSTNSSGGTGYRTTEHEIKGFSHIHDWQFSGVQVMPTSGASVPKTDGDTGWQSHVEHDATEVAEPGYHKVHLDRYDVDAELTVTDRVGMHRYTFGRAGQSEIIVNLGGLLGEAVMTGAHVTKVNDHEIEGYVDQHGGAYAEHDTRLYFVVAFDRAFDSMRGWADGSLARGGAPLEELAGDDMGVYVRYNQLAAGDVVQLKVALSLTGTDGARKNLRSELPGWSFDQVRNASQRHWNDMLGRIDVRGGTHQQQVKFYTDLFHVLCGRSVVSDVDGRYMDDTWNHDTVRQIPLDADGRPQFAMYNYDALWLTQWNLNSVLGLAYPEIYSSFVKSQLRMYQDGGLLPRGPVAGNDSLIMTGSPVTSFIVGAWNKGIRDFDPQLAYRAMMDAQSVGGLFDKGALEYSGWSGAGGIRSYLDRGYVPYRSGAGLNGGAGQTLEYAFQDWTLAQFARELGEKGVNVAQYAKVRASSQASDTDYAAGRAVDGRPIRSGGKNGQNVEWASAGEQHPWVELRWDQPRTLRTIVLSDRADPDVNVNAGRLTFSDGSSVDVADVPDDGEPLRVDVGGRKVSWVRFEATGGSGPSAGASVGLNDLEAWDDTDASTYLMDRSRNWRNLFDPSTGFIRPRNADGSFLADFDPLSPSDFVEANSWQATWFTSHDVMGLANLMGGETAYADRLNYAFERARPTNFIGVYGQGYVSYGNQPGLQVAHLFNYVGKPWLTQYWVRQVKDRTYGSTSTNDGYGHHDEDQGQMGALSALMAMGLFEVTGGGHADPVYDITSPVFDEITITLNQKYYKGKQFRILTHGNSADHPYIQQAKLDNRLLTSSWFRHSQLADGGTLELWLGATPDKRWGTGKLPPSESASQGKRPTYATGIAIEGPATIREPYGKVRYDAVLTPADTTWQRAHWKVTDLDGSPTDKAEIDQDGQLTVNRRDGQVLVTATNADSGPTVRATRKVTLDLDVGLLRGNAARWPGVSATASSEYSDGYRADKVRDGVIGSKDGGDWASRGERDPWVQLDWERPVRADRIVLYDRPGDDNANAGTLTFSDGSSIPVSGLPVGGGPKTVTFGQKTFTWVRFHVQGGTGLNPGMSEIEVYAVPSAPDAPRDVSAEREGSQATVSWRPPAFDGGAPITGYVVRAYRDGQVTGTVDVPETADHAVVTGLANPRSYDFTVAARNLLGTGPERGEPVLATGIGITGPPTVAQPYGSVRFAATFTPADTTRKEATWTVTEPDGSATDKATITDAGVLTVNHRDGDVLVRATAVDAGHVSDTATVTIALDPDLARSNAARWPGVTATASSRYDANYGPGRVHDGFGAGAGEWASAGEQNPWVQLQWAQPVLADRITVYDRPGVDDANGGTLSFSDGSTVPVRGLPGDGKPLAVDFAARTFTWVRFQVEAGTGPNVGLAEVEVSARPSTPTVPLDVSAAPAAGTVGTVGTEGAATVSWVPPTFDGGTPLTGYVVTPYRDGTALGPVQVEAGVESARVPGLAAGQAYEFTVAATNVVGAGPASAHTDPVVIPAAGTGVKGTATGLVGARPGTSVVSVSTDPTGRKTTARKTTARETTGRLLTFGHSYVAGLGASRPDRSWAATVAAHTCRPLTNRAVSGSLSAQTEEEILAAAPAFQPTDVVVVETGINDVRLYGPDPQRLSEYRSHLRTIVSHVRTAETGRPVPVVLVADPGIAPTAWEQYAPYDKGSQQVADEYAQAVLDVAGEFPNARAEDVRGAWSPARHIAADGVHPNDAGHALIADAMQAALDSQGLGRCLPVRRIEIGGPEVVAEPYSSTRLTASFSPERSLHKATWTVTQPDGAPTDLAAIDDDGVLTVRDHDGEVLVSATASDGSGVRATKRIRLALDVGLLRSNAARWPGVTATASSSYNDNYGPDKVRDGVVGSPDAGDWASAGEQNPWVRLSWDEPVTADRIVLHDRAGIDDVHGGTLTFDDGSAVVVHDVPVDGAAATVTFDRKTFRWVRFEVEGGSGPNVGLAEFEVYALPSPPEAPTRVSAAAGVGSATVTWSPPRFDGGAPLTGYVVTPYLDGTALAPRTVAADVTELSVRGLSAGAAYTFTVAATNLLGTGPASSPTAKVIPT from the coding sequence ATGCCGCGCTCGCCCGTATCGACCTCCGTCCGAACCCCGCTGCGCCGGCACCTGCTCGCCGTCTGCACCGTGCTGGCCCTCGTCTGCGGGACGGCTGCCGTCAGCACCGCAGCCGCGCGGATGCCGCTCGCCCACGCCGCGGCCAGCCCGCTCCCCGCCACGAAGCCGGCGGCCGCCCGCACCGCGCCGGGACAGCGCGACTACGTGAGCCTGGTCGACCCGTGGGTCGAGGCCGACATCGCCCGCTACTTCTTCTTCCAGTCCGCGAGCAACCCCTTCGGCTTCGTGAAGCTGCGCCCGGACACCAGCACGAACAGCAGCGGCGGCACCGGCTACCGGACCACCGAGCACGAGATCAAGGGCTTCAGCCACATCCACGACTGGCAGTTCTCCGGCGTCCAGGTGATGCCGACGTCCGGAGCGAGCGTGCCGAAGACCGACGGTGACACCGGCTGGCAGTCGCACGTGGAACACGACGCCACCGAGGTCGCCGAACCCGGCTACCACAAGGTGCATCTGGACCGGTACGACGTGGACGCCGAGCTCACCGTCACCGACCGGGTGGGCATGCACCGCTACACGTTCGGCCGGGCCGGGCAGAGCGAGATCATCGTCAACCTCGGCGGTCTGCTGGGCGAGGCGGTGATGACCGGCGCCCACGTGACGAAGGTGAACGACCACGAGATCGAGGGCTACGTCGACCAGCACGGCGGCGCCTACGCCGAGCACGACACCCGGCTGTACTTCGTGGTCGCCTTCGACCGGGCGTTCGACTCCATGCGGGGGTGGGCCGACGGCAGCCTGGCGCGTGGCGGCGCGCCGCTGGAGGAGCTCGCCGGCGACGACATGGGCGTGTACGTCCGCTACAACCAGCTCGCCGCGGGAGACGTCGTGCAGCTGAAGGTCGCGCTGTCGCTCACCGGCACCGACGGCGCGCGGAAGAACCTGCGGTCGGAGCTGCCCGGCTGGTCGTTCGACCAGGTGCGGAACGCCTCCCAGCGGCACTGGAACGACATGCTGGGCCGGATCGACGTACGCGGCGGGACCCACCAGCAGCAGGTGAAGTTCTACACCGACCTGTTTCACGTGCTGTGCGGGCGAAGCGTCGTCAGCGACGTCGACGGCAGGTACATGGACGACACCTGGAACCACGACACCGTCCGGCAGATCCCGCTGGACGCCGACGGCCGGCCGCAGTTCGCGATGTACAACTACGACGCGCTCTGGCTCACCCAGTGGAACCTCAACTCCGTCCTCGGCCTGGCCTATCCGGAGATCTACAGCAGCTTCGTCAAGTCGCAGTTGCGGATGTACCAGGACGGTGGGCTGCTCCCCCGCGGTCCTGTGGCCGGCAACGACTCGCTGATCATGACCGGCTCACCCGTCACGTCGTTCATCGTCGGCGCGTGGAACAAGGGGATCCGCGACTTCGACCCCCAGCTCGCCTACCGCGCGATGATGGACGCGCAGTCCGTGGGCGGCCTGTTCGACAAGGGTGCACTGGAGTACTCCGGTTGGAGCGGTGCCGGCGGCATCCGCAGCTACCTCGACCGCGGCTACGTGCCCTACCGGTCCGGTGCGGGGCTCAACGGCGGGGCCGGTCAGACGCTGGAGTACGCCTTCCAGGACTGGACGTTGGCGCAGTTCGCCCGCGAGCTGGGCGAGAAGGGCGTGAACGTCGCGCAGTACGCGAAGGTGCGCGCGTCCTCGCAGGCCTCCGACACCGACTACGCGGCCGGCCGCGCCGTGGACGGCCGCCCGATCCGATCCGGGGGAAAGAACGGGCAGAACGTCGAGTGGGCCTCGGCCGGTGAGCAGCACCCGTGGGTCGAGCTGCGCTGGGACCAGCCCCGGACGCTGCGCACGATCGTGCTGAGCGACCGTGCGGACCCGGACGTCAACGTGAACGCGGGCAGGCTGACGTTCAGCGACGGCAGTTCGGTCGACGTCGCCGACGTGCCGGACGACGGCGAGCCGCTCCGGGTGGACGTCGGTGGCCGCAAGGTCTCGTGGGTCCGGTTCGAGGCCACCGGCGGCTCGGGCCCGTCGGCCGGTGCGAGCGTCGGCCTGAACGACCTCGAGGCGTGGGACGACACTGACGCCTCGACCTACCTGATGGACCGTTCCCGCAACTGGCGCAACCTGTTCGACCCCTCCACCGGGTTCATCCGGCCGAGGAACGCCGACGGCAGCTTCCTCGCCGACTTCGACCCACTGAGCCCGAGCGACTTCGTGGAGGCGAACTCCTGGCAGGCCACCTGGTTCACCTCCCACGACGTCATGGGGCTGGCCAACCTGATGGGCGGGGAGACCGCGTACGCGGACCGGCTCAACTACGCGTTCGAGCGTGCCCGTCCCACGAACTTCATCGGCGTGTACGGGCAGGGTTACGTGAGCTACGGCAACCAGCCGGGCCTGCAGGTCGCGCACCTGTTCAACTACGTCGGCAAGCCGTGGTTGACGCAGTACTGGGTGCGGCAGGTCAAGGATCGTACGTACGGCTCGACCTCCACCAACGACGGGTACGGCCACCACGACGAGGACCAGGGTCAGATGGGTGCGCTCAGCGCCCTGATGGCGATGGGGTTGTTCGAGGTGACCGGTGGCGGGCACGCCGACCCGGTGTACGACATCACCTCACCGGTCTTTGACGAGATCACCATCACGCTGAACCAGAAGTACTACAAGGGAAAGCAGTTCCGGATCCTCACCCACGGCAACAGCGCCGACCACCCCTACATCCAGCAGGCGAAACTGGACAACCGGCTGCTCACCTCGTCGTGGTTCCGGCACAGCCAACTCGCCGACGGCGGCACGCTGGAGCTGTGGCTCGGAGCGACCCCCGACAAGCGGTGGGGAACGGGCAAGCTGCCGCCGTCGGAGTCGGCGTCGCAGGGAAAGCGGCCGACGTACGCGACCGGCATCGCGATCGAGGGTCCGGCCACGATCCGCGAGCCCTACGGCAAGGTCCGCTACGACGCGGTGCTCACCCCCGCGGACACCACCTGGCAACGCGCGCACTGGAAGGTGACCGACCTGGACGGCTCGCCCACGGACAAGGCCGAGATCGACCAGGACGGCCAGCTCACCGTCAACCGCCGCGACGGCCAGGTGCTCGTGACGGCGACGAACGCGGACAGCGGACCCACCGTCCGCGCGACGAGGAAGGTGACGCTCGACCTGGACGTCGGGCTGCTACGTGGCAACGCGGCCCGCTGGCCGGGCGTGAGTGCGACCGCGTCGTCGGAGTACAGCGACGGCTACCGGGCCGACAAGGTGCGCGACGGGGTGATCGGCTCCAAGGACGGCGGCGACTGGGCCTCGCGCGGCGAGCGCGACCCGTGGGTGCAACTGGACTGGGAAAGGCCGGTCCGCGCGGACCGGATCGTGCTCTACGACCGACCCGGTGACGACAACGCCAACGCCGGCACGCTGACCTTCAGCGACGGCAGCAGCATCCCGGTGTCGGGCCTGCCGGTGGGTGGCGGGCCGAAGACGGTGACGTTCGGCCAGAAGACGTTCACCTGGGTGCGTTTCCACGTGCAGGGAGGCACCGGCCTCAACCCGGGCATGTCCGAGATCGAGGTGTACGCCGTACCGTCCGCGCCTGACGCGCCCCGGGACGTGTCGGCCGAGCGCGAAGGGTCGCAGGCGACCGTCTCCTGGCGGCCGCCGGCCTTCGACGGCGGTGCACCGATCACCGGCTACGTCGTCCGCGCCTACCGCGACGGGCAGGTCACCGGAACGGTCGACGTACCCGAGACCGCCGACCACGCGGTGGTGACCGGACTGGCCAACCCGCGGTCCTACGACTTCACCGTGGCGGCCCGCAACCTGCTCGGCACCGGCCCCGAACGCGGTGAGCCGGTCCTCGCGACCGGCATCGGGATCACCGGTCCGCCCACGGTGGCGCAGCCGTACGGCTCGGTGCGGTTCGCCGCGACCTTCACCCCGGCCGACACCACCCGCAAGGAGGCCACCTGGACCGTCACCGAACCGGACGGATCGGCCACCGACAAGGCGACCATCACCGACGCCGGCGTGCTCACCGTCAACCACCGCGACGGCGACGTGCTCGTCCGGGCCACGGCGGTCGACGCGGGCCACGTCAGTGACACCGCCACCGTGACCATCGCGCTCGACCCGGACCTCGCACGCAGCAATGCCGCCCGCTGGCCGGGTGTCACCGCGACCGCATCGTCGCGGTACGACGCGAACTACGGACCCGGCCGGGTGCACGACGGGTTCGGGGCGGGCGCCGGCGAGTGGGCCTCCGCGGGTGAACAGAACCCGTGGGTGCAACTGCAGTGGGCGCAACCTGTGCTTGCCGACCGGATCACGGTGTACGACCGGCCCGGGGTCGACGACGCGAACGGCGGCACGCTGAGCTTCAGCGACGGGAGCACCGTGCCGGTCCGCGGTCTCCCCGGGGACGGGAAGCCGCTGGCGGTGGATTTCGCGGCGCGGACGTTCACCTGGGTACGTTTCCAGGTCGAGGCCGGGACCGGCCCGAACGTGGGACTGGCCGAGGTCGAGGTGTCCGCCCGGCCGTCCACGCCGACCGTCCCGCTCGACGTGAGCGCCGCTCCGGCCGCGGGCACCGTGGGCACCGTGGGCACGGAGGGTGCGGCCACGGTGTCGTGGGTGCCGCCCACGTTCGACGGAGGCACACCACTGACGGGCTACGTCGTCACGCCCTACCGAGACGGCACCGCGCTGGGACCGGTGCAAGTAGAGGCCGGAGTGGAGAGCGCACGCGTGCCCGGGCTGGCAGCCGGTCAGGCGTACGAGTTCACGGTCGCGGCCACCAACGTCGTCGGCGCCGGGCCCGCGTCCGCGCACACCGACCCGGTGGTGATCCCTGCCGCCGGAACAGGCGTCAAGGGCACCGCCACAGGCCTGGTGGGCGCGCGGCCCGGCACGTCCGTCGTGTCGGTGAGCACGGATCCGACCGGCCGGAAGACGACGGCCCGGAAGACGACGGCCCGGGAGACGACCGGCCGGCTGCTGACGTTCGGCCACTCCTACGTCGCCGGTCTCGGTGCGTCCCGGCCGGACCGGTCCTGGGCCGCGACGGTGGCCGCCCACACCTGCCGGCCGCTCACCAACCGCGCCGTTTCCGGCAGCCTGTCCGCCCAGACCGAGGAGGAGATCCTGGCAGCGGCGCCGGCCTTTCAACCTACCGACGTGGTCGTGGTGGAGACCGGCATCAACGACGTCCGGCTGTACGGTCCCGACCCGCAGCGGCTGAGCGAGTACCGCAGCCACCTGCGCACGATCGTGTCCCACGTGCGCACCGCGGAGACCGGGCGGCCGGTCCCGGTGGTGCTGGTCGCCGACCCCGGGATCGCTCCCACCGCCTGGGAGCAGTACGCGCCCTACGACAAGGGCAGCCAGCAGGTCGCCGACGAGTACGCGCAAGCTGTTCTTGACGTCGCCGGTGAGTTCCCGAACGCTCGGGCGGAGGACGTGCGCGGCGCGTGGTCGCCGGCGCGGCACATCGCGGCCGACGGCGTACATCCGAACGACGCCGGCCATGCGCTGATCGCCGACGCGATGCAAGCCGCCCTTGACAGCCAGGGACTCGGTCGCTGCCTGCCCGTACGGCGCATCGAGATCGGTGGCCCGGAGGTCGTCGCCGAGCCCTACTCCTCGACCCGGCTCACCGCCTCGTTCAGCCCGGAACGCTCGCTGCACAAGGCGACCTGGACCGTCACCCAGCCGGACGGTGCGCCCACCGACCTGGCGGCGATCGACGACGACGGTGTGCTGACGGTCCGGGACCACGACGGTGAGGTGCTCGTGTCGGCGACCGCCTCCGACGGGTCGGGCGTACGGGCGACGAAGCGGATCCGGCTGGCCCTCGACGTCGGGTTGTTGCGCTCGAACGCCGCCCGCTGGCCGGGAGTGACCGCGACGGCATCCTCCTCCTACAACGACAACTACGGTCCGGACAAGGTGCGCGACGGCGTGGTCGGCAGCCCCGACGCCGGCGACTGGGCTTCTGCCGGCGAACAGAACCCGTGGGTGCGGCTGAGCTGGGACGAGCCGGTCACCGCCGACCGCATCGTCCTGCACGACCGGGCCGGCATCGACGACGTACACGGCGGGACGCTGACCTTCGACGACGGGAGCGCCGTGGTGGTGCACGACGTGCCGGTGGACGGTGCGGCCGCGACGGTGACCTTCGACCGGAAGACGTTCCGGTGGGTACGTTTCGAGGTGGAGGGCGGCAGCGGTCCCAACGTGGGCCTGGCGGAGTTCGAGGTGTACGCCCTGCCCTCACCGCCGGAGGCGCCCACGCGGGTGTCGGCGGCTGCGGGCGTGGGCAGTGCCACGGTGACGTGGAGCCCACCGCGCTTCGACGGCGGCGCACCACTGACCGGCTACGTCGTGACGCCCTACCTCGACGGCACCGCGCTGGCCCCGAGGACCGTGGCCGCCGACGTCACCGAGCTGAGCGTGCGCGGGTTGTCGGCCGGTGCGGCGTACACCTTCACCGTCGCGGCCACGAACCTCCTCGGCACCGGACCGGCCTCCTCCCCCACTGCCAAGGTGATCCCCACCTGA
- a CDS encoding helix-turn-helix domain-containing protein has product MVRRNRAEMQEHNRGRVLAAAREEFTERGFRDAKIDQIAERAELTRGAIYSNFPSKRALYFAVLAQDVERAPEQEYPPTATTAGAALGDFARAWMARLPLATEDQRSASRLGRDLIPEIVSDERVSRPYSQLTSLSAILLGLCLERFPSSRPAAARMVQVAELALTTLHGAGQLAAAAPGFGEPFAVVRACEQLAELDLDDTWRPAHLPHVSPARPVDRPWTPPAMTDALREEPAVLEPAVLEQDGVVAVLGLHRLAAVEEALRAAPPESAVTVALVTGNPGELGPLARLVVADLRAGLRAAVPPSVWPRLRLVHDESGTLAAAAGVSAVSDATETAVRIREGRIVARADGYGACHAAASV; this is encoded by the coding sequence ATGGTCCGGCGCAACAGGGCGGAGATGCAGGAACACAACCGGGGCAGGGTGCTCGCCGCGGCCCGGGAGGAGTTCACCGAACGCGGCTTCCGGGACGCCAAGATCGACCAGATCGCCGAACGCGCCGAGCTGACCCGCGGTGCGATCTACTCGAACTTCCCGAGCAAGCGGGCTCTCTACTTCGCCGTACTGGCACAAGACGTGGAGCGGGCACCGGAGCAGGAGTATCCACCGACCGCCACGACCGCGGGGGCGGCGCTGGGCGACTTCGCGCGGGCCTGGATGGCCCGGCTCCCACTGGCCACCGAGGACCAGCGCAGCGCGAGCCGGCTGGGCCGGGACCTGATACCCGAGATCGTGTCCGACGAACGGGTCAGCCGGCCGTACTCGCAGTTGACGAGTCTCAGCGCCATCCTGCTCGGACTGTGCCTGGAACGGTTCCCGTCCTCGCGGCCGGCCGCCGCGCGCATGGTGCAGGTGGCCGAGCTCGCCCTCACGACCCTGCACGGCGCCGGTCAGCTCGCCGCCGCCGCGCCGGGGTTCGGGGAGCCCTTCGCCGTCGTCCGCGCCTGCGAGCAGCTCGCCGAGCTCGACCTCGACGACACGTGGCGGCCGGCCCACCTGCCACACGTCTCACCGGCCCGTCCCGTCGACCGGCCCTGGACGCCGCCGGCCATGACCGACGCACTGCGCGAGGAGCCGGCCGTGCTGGAACCGGCCGTGCTGGAACAGGACGGTGTCGTCGCGGTCCTCGGACTCCATCGGCTGGCCGCAGTCGAGGAAGCCCTGCGCGCGGCTCCGCCGGAGAGCGCGGTGACGGTGGCCCTGGTCACCGGCAACCCCGGTGAGCTCGGCCCGCTCGCCCGGCTGGTCGTCGCCGACCTGCGCGCCGGCCTGCGAGCCGCCGTCCCGCCGTCCGTCTGGCCGAGGCTCCGGCTCGTGCACGACGAGTCGGGGACACTCGCCGCGGCCGCCGGAGTGTCCGCCGTCAGCGACGCCACCGAGACCGCCGTCCGCATCCGGGAGGGCCGGATCGTCGCCCGCGCGGACGGCTACGGCGCCTGCCACGCCGCCGCCTCGGTGTAG
- a CDS encoding GNAT family N-acetyltransferase produces MAEGPELMTERLLLRRWRESDRAPFAAMNADPAVMEHFVNPLTRADSDVFVDRMEAGFERDGFGLWALEVRETGDFIGFTGLSPVGFDAPFVPAVEIGWRLAHHAWGRGYAPEAARAALGFAFEKAGLTEVVSFTAPVNERSQSVMRKIGMHRDPDGDFDHPRVPEGHPIRRHVLWRIGVDDWRRA; encoded by the coding sequence GTGGCTGAGGGACCTGAACTGATGACCGAGCGGCTGTTGCTGCGCCGCTGGCGAGAAAGTGACCGCGCTCCGTTCGCGGCGATGAACGCCGACCCCGCGGTGATGGAGCACTTCGTCAATCCCCTGACCAGGGCCGACAGCGACGTCTTCGTCGACCGGATGGAAGCCGGCTTCGAGCGGGACGGATTCGGGCTGTGGGCGCTGGAGGTCCGCGAGACCGGCGACTTCATCGGGTTCACCGGGCTGTCCCCGGTCGGCTTCGACGCGCCGTTCGTGCCGGCGGTGGAGATCGGCTGGCGGCTTGCCCACCACGCCTGGGGGCGCGGGTACGCACCCGAGGCCGCCAGGGCGGCGCTCGGGTTCGCGTTCGAGAAGGCCGGCCTGACCGAGGTGGTGTCGTTCACCGCACCGGTCAACGAGCGTTCGCAATCGGTGATGCGCAAGATCGGCATGCACCGCGACCCGGACGGTGACTTCGACCATCCGCGGGTCCCGGAGGGACACCCGATCCGGCGGCACGTGCTGTGGAGGATCGGAGTGGACGACTGGCGCAGGGCGTGA
- a CDS encoding cytochrome P450 gives MSAIPEIDLSEPAVVRDPFTAYGQAREAGPLARLVTAGFGAMWTVMRYEHAKAMLTDPRFELNAHTYLRPDVPEHCRKYMRTMQEMDGPEHTRLRRLVSPSFTARRAAEFRPRVERIVDTLLDDLADQALRAGGDAVDLLDHFARPLPIEVICELVGIPAEDRSTWRTYGAAVAAGHGPAFARAIPAIMDDAAAAVARRNREPGADLLSELIGVHADDQDNLSETELVTLVWHLVLAGQTPANLVANAVETLLAHPGELAALRADESVMPGAVEELTRWCGPQLLTLPRYACEDADIAGVPVAKGEPVTVALAAANRDPRVFTEPDRLDLRRPAGRPGHLGYAHGPHFCLGAALARVQTEAALTGLLRRFPALALADGGARRAPDPGTWRLTALPVSL, from the coding sequence GTGAGCGCCATCCCCGAGATCGACCTGTCCGAGCCCGCCGTCGTGCGGGACCCCTTCACGGCGTACGGGCAGGCACGCGAGGCCGGCCCGCTCGCGCGGCTGGTGACCGCCGGCTTCGGCGCGATGTGGACCGTCATGAGGTACGAACACGCGAAGGCGATGCTGACCGACCCGCGGTTCGAGCTCAACGCGCACACCTACCTGCGCCCGGACGTCCCCGAGCACTGCCGGAAGTACATGCGGACCATGCAGGAGATGGACGGACCCGAGCACACCCGCCTGCGCCGGCTCGTCTCACCGTCGTTCACCGCGCGGCGCGCCGCGGAGTTCCGGCCGCGCGTCGAGCGCATCGTCGACACCTTGCTCGACGACCTCGCCGACCAGGCCCTACGGGCCGGCGGAGACGCGGTGGATCTGCTGGACCACTTCGCCCGGCCGCTGCCGATCGAGGTGATCTGCGAACTCGTCGGCATACCGGCGGAGGACCGAAGCACGTGGCGGACCTACGGCGCCGCCGTCGCCGCCGGCCACGGCCCCGCGTTCGCGCGGGCCATCCCGGCGATCATGGACGACGCGGCGGCCGCGGTCGCCCGGCGCAACCGTGAGCCCGGCGCGGACCTGCTGTCGGAACTGATCGGCGTCCACGCCGACGACCAGGACAACCTCAGCGAGACCGAGCTGGTCACCCTCGTCTGGCACCTCGTCCTGGCCGGGCAGACCCCGGCGAACCTGGTCGCCAACGCCGTGGAGACCCTGCTCGCCCACCCCGGCGAACTGGCCGCACTGCGCGCCGACGAGAGCGTGATGCCCGGCGCCGTCGAGGAGCTGACCCGGTGGTGCGGCCCCCAACTGCTGACCCTTCCGCGCTACGCCTGCGAGGACGCCGACATCGCCGGTGTCCCTGTCGCCAAGGGAGAACCCGTCACCGTCGCCCTCGCCGCCGCCAACCGCGACCCCCGCGTCTTCACCGAGCCCGACCGGCTCGACCTGCGCCGCCCGGCCGGCCGGCCGGGCCACCTGGGGTACGCCCACGGGCCGCACTTCTGCCTCGGCGCGGCGCTGGCACGGGTCCAGACCGAGGCGGCGCTCACCGGGCTGCTGCGGCGGTTTCCCGCGCTCGCGCTCGCGGACGGGGGCGCCCGGCGCGCACCGGACCCGGGAACCTGGCGCCTCACCGCCCTGCCCGTCTCCCTCTGA